In one window of Mytilus trossulus isolate FHL-02 chromosome 7, PNRI_Mtr1.1.1.hap1, whole genome shotgun sequence DNA:
- the LOC134726382 gene encoding prominin-1-like translates to MKTKIIFLLVISYIVICVGQESKPILTTDSDTENPTKSLENGVKGLVKIVHSFLKTVQSEDFVGKTEGPISFTDVEAIIKSGDYGELSGRWRDLVAVFGGFAACVVIGLLFVLCMPLAGFGGSIWRTCTACVVIGLLFVLCMPLLVAVFGGFAACVVIGLLFLVAVFGGLTACVVIFNLLFLFSVGGSVWRLVAVFGGLTACVVIFNLLFLFSVGGSVWRLVAVFGGLTACVVIFNLLFLFSVGGSVWRLVAVFGGFAACVVIGLLFVLCMPLAGCITCCCYCCCKKCGKASSKEDPKNAKCKRVTFGSFLFIFTVLILVGAIFSVISNEILHSKLENVNDQGPIGQVKSSLDGLVDFAGETANEIVQSSEKTVIDTVKELLKIIKGASEQTVQDIQNSINATELLNQVESLGENANISAESLTVVTKEVTSLKDLGTNTTTKLTDVKNNITAICNGNPQCPINTDGLNLATDFSQLDDLGSIGAIVQAVTDISKKAGEAREQFNGVKDTIQTELSGTITDAEKKTNQTRDDILKEIPSIRDTLKNITKNLNLTDGLNDANESIKQYGDYVWYAFIGVPCLTLLVVVFYLFGLLFGICGERPGRDARCCNKGAGSNMLCCGVVCSYLIGSVIMFVVILMFIPFGLLYTNGCRYLNDGVENIQRFEFVISESMGYNISEFIDPKGKSGGNITVGSILGNCKKNMGVYSAFHLENLFSLDEILNMTKITSEIDKIVAEGSKASLGNITIIPDDLKKQLTDFAGAGINNINFTQYEDLNKDSVPNLNSIMDELNSTAHQLQESGDTVTSKQLLNEWEKLLRIQQHEIPLINQAKGNLTGALDNLKNQTNLNDQVQNVIDSLTTSQNTFNQESTRILKESLVATSQTLVNTVSDQLNKVKTDIRSYGKCEPVYKNVQQLSDAFCVTFLDPVNSIWFGLGWGLAFFIPAIIFALLTVNLYQREEPYDTGFHRTRKMLKARDKEESTFDNPDIDRYQGQGYDAYGGPGADNIPLTGVGQNRDRNHSGGGGGVPNQGYYSPEHRGGHPDHRNSRYPDHRQSSGGYSDHRNSGGYPSAPPPYNGHGYDDGPAKKYRPQY, encoded by the exons CATTTACTGATGTTGAAGCCATAATAAAAAGTGGAGATTATGGTGAACTTAGTGGTAGATGGAGAGAT ttggtGGCAGTGTTTGGAGGGTTTGCTGCCTGTGTAGTGATAGGACTATTGTTTGTATTATGTATGCCATTGGCTGGTT ttggtGGCAGTATTTGGAGGACTTGTACTGCCTGTGTAGTGATAGGACTATTGTTTGTATTATGTATGCCATTG TTGGTGGCAGTATTTGGAGGGTTTGCTGCTTGTGTAGTGATAGGACTATTGTTT ttggtGGCAGTGTTTGGAGGGCTTACTgcctgtgtagtgatatttaaCCTGTTATTTCTGTTTTCAGTTGGTGGTAGTGTTTGGAGG ttggtGGCAGTGTTTGGAGGGCTTACTgcctgtgtagtgatatttaaCCTGTTATTTCTGTTTTCAGTTGGTGGTAGTGTTTGGAGG ttggtGGCAGTGTTTGGAGGGCTTACTgcctgtgtagtgatatttaaCCTGTTATTTCTGTTTTCAGTTGGTGGTAGTGTTTGGAGG ttggtGGCAGTGTTTGGAGGCTTTGCTGCCTGTGTAGTGATAGGACTACTGTTTGTATTATGTATGCCATTGGCTGGTTGTATCACATGTTGTTGCTACTGTTGTTGTAAGAAGTGTGGGAAAGCCTCGTCCAAAGAAGATCCTAAGAATGCCAAGTGTAAAAGAGTTACATTTGGAtcctttttgtttatatttactgtGTTAATTTT AGTTGGTGCTATATTTTCTGTGATATCCAATGAAATCCTACATTCCAAGTTAGAAAATGTCAATGACCAGGGACCAATCGGACAGGTGAAGTCATCTCTGGATGGTTTGGTAGACTTTGCTGGAGAAACTGCCAAT GAAATTGTACAATCATCTGAAAAAACTGTTATAGACACAGTTAAAGAACTATTAAAGATAATTAAAg GCGCATCTGAGCAAACTGTACAAGATATACAGAATTCCATTAATGCAACAGAACTTTTGAACCAGGTAGAGAGTTTAGGAGAAA atgCTAACATATCGGCTGAAAGTCTTACTGTTGTCACTAAAGAAGTGACATCCCTGAAGGATTTAGGAACAAATACTACAACGAAACTAACTGATGTGAAAAATAATATCACAGCAATTTGCAATGGAAACCCTCAGTGTCCTATAAACACAGATGGTCTGAATTTGGCAACAGATTTCTCACag ctggaTGATTTAGGAAGTATTGGTGCTATAGTACAAGCTGTAACAGATATTTCTAAGAAGGCTGGTGAG gcAAGGGAACAATTTAATGGTGTAAAGGATACAATTCAGACAGAGTTGTCAGGAACTATAACTG atgcagaaaaaaagacaaatcaaaCAAGAGATGATATATTAAAGGAAATTCCTAGCATAAGAGATACCTTGAAAAACATA acaaaaaatctgaacttgaCTGATGGACTTAATGATGCAAATGAGTCTATAAAGCAATATGGTGATTATGT atgGTATGCTTTCATCGGTGTGCCTTGCCTAACTTTGTTGGTTGTTGTGTTTTACCTGTTTGGTCTGCTGTTCGGTATATGTGGAGAAAGGCCTGGGAGAGATGCCAGATGCTGTAACAAAGGAGCAGGAAGTAATATGCTTTGTTG tGGTGTGGTATGTTCGTATTTGATTGGAAGCGTGATTATGTTCGTAGTAATCTTAATGTTTATACCATTTGGGTTACTGTATACCAATGGTTGTCGATACCTCAACGATGGGGTAGAGAATATACAG agaTTTGAGTTTGTAATAAGTGAATCTATGGGATATAATATATCTGAATTTATTGACCCTAAAGGAAAATCTGGAGGCAATATAACTGTTGGAAGTATTTTGGG aaaCTGCAAGAAAAATATGGGAGTCTACAGTGCATTCCATttggaaaatttattttcactgGATGAAATTCTTAACATGACA AAAATCACTTcagaaattgacaaaattgttgCTGAAGGAAGCAAAGCTAGTTTAGGAAATATTACCATCATTCCAGATGATTTGAAGAAACAGTTAACCGATTTTGCAGGAGCAGgaataaacaatattaattttacaCAATATGAAGAT TTAAACAAAGATAGTGTTCCCAATTTGAATTCAATAATGGATGAATTGAACAGTACAGCTCATCAACTACAAGAATCAGGTGACACTGTAACTTCT aagcaGCTCTTGAATGAGTGGGAAAAATTATTAAGGATTCAGCAACACGAAATACCACTCATTAATCAAGCCAAG ggaAATTTAACAGGAGCTCTTGATAATTTGAAGAATCagacaaatttaaat GATCAAGTTCAGAATGTAATAGACAGCTTGACTACATCTCAGAATACATTCAACCAAGAATCAACAAGAATATTGaaagag AGTTTAGTGGCCACGTCACAGACGCTTGTGAACACAGTCTCAGACCAGTTGAACAAAGTCAAAACAGAT ATAAGATCCTATGGAAAGTGTGAGCCAGTTTATAAGAATGTACAACAGTTATCCGATGctttttgtgttacatttttagaTCCTGTG AATTCTATATGGTTTGGATTAGGCTGGGGACTAGCCTTCTTTATACCAGCTATAATATTTGCCCTTCTGACTGTCAATCTGTACCAGAGAGAAGAACCATATGATACAGGTTTCCACAGAACTAGAAAAATGTTGAAGGCTAGAGATAAGGAGGAATCTACATTTGACAACCC tgACATTGATAGATATCAAGGTCAAGGTTATGATGCATATGGTGGACCAGGAGCAGACAACATTCCACTGACAGG CGTGGGTCAGAATCGTGACAGAAATCAtagtggtggtggtggtggtgtgCCTAATCAAGGTTACTATTCTCCTGAACATCGGGGAGGTCATCCAGATCACCGTAATAGTCGTTATCCCGACCACAGACAGAGTAGTGGAGGTTATTCTGATCACAGAAATAGTGGAGGTTATCCCTCCGCACCCCCTCCATATAATGGACATGGCTATGATGACGGTCCTGCTAAAAAATATAGACCCCAATATTAA